The genome window AGTGTACATTCTTCTCTGAATCAATAAAAGATTAGGATttacataaataaaaaaaaaaggaaatgacaagCAATATAAATCTGATCAATAGAATTAAGTACAGAGCTACGGATATTGGTATAGACATAGCCATTGGTCATTCATTGCAACTGATCAATAGTACTAAATAAAAGCTTTTCACTAAATTTTCATCACCATGACTCCTTTATACTAGTCTTCAAAGTAATACAAATTGAAAGCAACACGTTTCAGCCTGAGGAGCAAGACAAGGGAAACTTGAAGCTGGAAAGCAACTTTACTAGGTCGCAGTCCTTCCTTCGTTTCCAAATAAAAACTACAGCAATTTCATCATTTAACACAAGGAAGGGTGCAATAAATCAGAGCAAGATTCCACGTAAACTTAACAATACAAGGAAACAAGATGAGGAGGTAAAAACCAAACCTCTAACAGGAAGAAAAGTACAAGACCCTAGATTCAATGCAGCAAGAGTTTCCTGGTGGAAAGAGAATATCTATTTCAATCACTGAATTTGCCAGATGATCCATGGCCTTATTTCTATCACAACAATTGCTCAAAAGGAAATTTGACATTTTCAAAGATACTGAAACAAAAAAACAATGCAAAGAAATCATAGCAGCTGAATGTTGTTGCCCAGAGCCAGGTACTGGGCCTTTATTACTGCAGAATAGAGAAGAAACACGAAAGATTGAGATAGAAGCTTCAGCATCTCCACATTACGAATTCATTCAGGCGAGCAGAAGACAAAAACTGGCAAGCATGAAATCCTGCAAAATACATTGGCTCAAGTTTGCAAAAGATGATGGATTAAGATTCAGAAGTCGGAGTCAGAAATAAGTTTACTAACCTGTTAAAGATGCACTTATATTGCAGTTTGCTTGGCGTTCAATACTCTGGAGGATAAACTATGAGCTTAACTGGGCTAGTCTTTTTACTCTTTTGCTGCAAAAGCACTTCCAATTGTAGTTGCACAATTCTCCTGGCAGATGAAACTACCGAATCCTTGGTATGTTCAACTTTGATCATCTCGAGCTTCTTCATGTGAACAAAGTCAGATGGGATCCGCTCAAGTGTTTTGCACTGCTTGAGAATAAGGCATTTGAGTTCTGGGAAGTCATTGGCTTTAGCGTCCCAACGCGTTAAATCTGTAGCTCCAATGAAGAAAACTTTCAGAGAAGGAAAACCCCCTTGTTTTGTCTTCCAATAATCTCCCTTAAAGGCATAGTCCTTCAGCTTGAGCACCTCAAGATACCGAAGATTTCCGAGTATAGACATGTAGTCCCAATTTAGACTTGTGTTATGCAGGCTTAGCCTTGTCAACCTTGGTGGGAATTTGTGTGCCTGAGGAAGGGCAAGTAGCTTGGAGCTCACGTCATCACCGTATAGCTTCAAATTTTCAAGGGAATTCAGTTCGCAAAGACAATCAAACAAACTAGACTCACCATTGGCTTCCACAAGATTGTTTAACTTCCCACATATTCCAAGCTTCTTAAGGTTTCTAGCCCTTTTAAACACATCTTTTGTAAGACTTTCAGGTGAAACTGTAGATAGAGTTTGTAGGTTTTCACCACCAGGAGATTGCTCCAGACATTTAGGCAAGATTGTGGAGGTATTAGTATGTAGATACCTTAGCTTTGTCATCGACCAGATGTCTGCTTGTATGTCAAGAGTGGAGGATGTGGTGTGAACTACAAGAGTTTGCAAGTTAAGCAAGCTAGACATTTTTCTGGGAAGGACTGTTAGCTCGCAACAGATGGCAATAAACTTTAGCAGAACAAGGTTAAGCAGTTGGGTCGGAAAACGAGTTCCAGGGAGCTTGATGGACAAGATATCCAACACTCGGAGTAGTTTGAACAGCTTAAATACATCTGAGCAGAGATGCCGGTTCAGTGTTGTTTCTTCGAGGCCAAAGCTCAGGAATGAACGGACATTCTGAGCAGGCTGTTGATTGGAAACGTAGCTCGAGAAGTGTGAGTTAATGCAGCAAAGGCGACGGCTGGAAGATGAAACCGTCCCCACGTCACATTCTTGGAAAAGATTTTCAGCTTTGGCTGTCCTTTTGCAAAAGTCACGCAGCGTATCATGGACTAAACACGTCTTAATCCGACCACTTAAGGTTCTCTGCCTCACCATCACTAAGTTCCTGTCAACCAATTCCCGCAAACATCGCTCTGCAGTTTCCTCCATGCTTTCTCGCTCAATTTGGGGAATGAAGCCTTCCGCTATCCACAATTGGAACAATTTTGAAACTTGGATCTCCAAGTCTTCAGGGAAGACACCAAGGTAGAGAAAACAGGATTTGTATACGTGAAGCAAGTTATCATAACTCCGTCTTATTAAATCATCCACTAATTGTTTCTGGCTATCACTATCTAACTCATCCATACTAAGTGATTTTTGAGCCACATTCTCCCACCACTTGTCGTTTTCTGGATCATTCCTCAGAATACCTGCTGTTACCACTATTGCTAATGGTAGCCCGCCACATTTTTTCAGAATTCGTGATTCAGCAGGTTGCAGCTTCTCTGGACATTCATTTTCATTGAAAACCTTCGTCCTTAGTAATTCTTCAGCTTCTTCTATAGTCATAAATCGCAACAGGTAGGGATCAGTCTTTGTTGCAGCACGCTTGGCCATAGACTCTTGTCGAGTCGTTATTAACACCCTACTGCCCTTGTTATAATCTGGAAAAGCATCCTTGAGATCTTCCCATGCTTTTATATCCCAAACATCGTCCATGACAATCAAATACTTGTACTTCAGTGTCTTTCGGACCTCGGCAACTAATTCTTGCACCGACATGTTACGATCCCTAATGTCCTTGATGAAGGTACTTAGTATACTAAGAAGCACTTCTTTCTTGTTGTAATCCTTTGAAACACTGACAAATATGCGAGTGAAAAAATGATATTCAACCTGAGGGTCATTCAGAACCTTTCTAGCAAGCGTTGTCTTCCCGAGTCCAAGCATTCCATGAATCGACACTATTTCAAGTGGGTTTTCGTCACCATGTTGCTCTGCCTCCGACGTGCTCGACACTATTTCAAGTGGGTTTTCGTCACCATGTTGCTCTGCCTCCGACGTGCTCTGCCTCTTTCTCTTTCTGTCGGACCTGCCTGGGTCTAGGTTTGGTACGCCAAGAAGGTCCAGTACTGTGTCAGCTGCATCCTCAAACCCAATGATTCTGTCTCCCCATTGATTGCCTGCAGGCTATTTGCATGAAAGTAAAGGAATCAATGACGGATTGAAACAGTTGAGCCAGGAGATAATAAAGGCCTGAAAGTTTGAAGCTCTACTCCTGAATCTAATGAAGGAATCCGAGACAAGTATAAAATGCAGAAGACAGGATGGATTCAGACAAATTACCAAACATTCAATATTGTGAAGGTGGCAGCCGCAATTTACATTAGCACAATAACCCATTATTACTTGCAAACAGAAGAGAGACACAAGACATCCAAGAATTTGAAACTGATTTCCTCAATTACTATAGTATAAATTGCACCTTTGCTATTCTTTGTTAGTAAAACTAGTAAGTCCATATTTCGTGGGTAAGAGTTAACCTTTTTTATCTTTAAAATGGTTTTCTTCTATTTTGTGCCCAAAATAACAAGATAAGCACATTAATTAAGGATTGCTTTTTGTTATAAAAGATTATGTCTATTATAGTAAAATTCTTAACATTATGATTCACAAGAGATAGACCTAGTATTAATCATCCAATATTTTAGCGttaatatttgaattttttgcAAACAAAATAACACCGTGCCCACTTTTCATAAGGgtacaaaaatagaaaaaaaaatcttttaaaaTATGCCCAGCAAAGAACCAAAAAGATGACAAATGAAGTTAGTGAGAGCCATAATATCTACCTAATATTaacttgttttccttctttcattttgaatatcacATTACAATTGGGagtttaatttaaaattttagaattttttataCACCCTTACTATATAATTTGGTAACTAGAATGTTTATGGGTGTCTTTCTTGACagtaaattgttaaaaaaaaaaaaaggtggtgATACTTTTCAACTAGTCCCCTCTCTATTGCCAGCTAGGGGTGTCAATTGGAATTTTTCAGTGGGCTTTGGGCACAACCAAATTCAACTCACAAACACATacgaaatttggatttcaaactTATGGACTTCGAGCTCAAATTAAAAGTTTCAAGTTCCGCTCACACTATTATATGAGTTTTGAATTCAAATCGGGTTCGATTCAAATTCATAATTAAATAcgtaattatatataatatatattttataattaggAATTACTATAAATTTATGTATAAATTATTAACATTTTATGTCataatatgtataattataaattatacatttatatatatatatataatcatgcTCATATATGAGCTGAGTTTTAATTGAGTCTAAAGCTAGCATGATCCAAATTAGGCTCACATTTAGTTTAGACCTAGTCCGATCCATTAAAGTTTAGGCTTAGTGGCCTTTTGTTTGGATCAATGAAGTCGAGTTCGAACTGGCCCAACCCTATTGACAACCCTGCTAACAGCTCTACCAATGTCGCCCTCCCTAGCTACCTCCCTCTCTTTTCCCCCACTCCCAGCAGCTCTGCCCTCACCCTTCTTCTCCTGACGCCCTTCTTTTCTTGCCCTCATACTACTAAAGCAACTTCAATTAAGGGTGCATTTAATAAAACTGAAGTCTGAATCCATTAacttattgaattattaagtattaaatctaatatatttgaatTCATATCACATtcaacaataagtaaataatttatcacttaattttgaaagcaaattttgtctaaaaaattcagtgccacttaattaattcaaatatttaatatttggttatcaaacgatctaaatatattaagatctgaTTTGATTAAGTTTAAATGatgaattgggttatcaaacaggGTCTAAATACTTGTGCAGTAAGTTTTGACGTTATATAGAAGATTAAAGAGTAATTACTTGCCAATATAAGTATTACAGTTCTTTTGAATTACACAAGCAAGACTAAAGGGAAAATCAATAATCAATTGAAAGAAACTTTGACAGTGGTGCTTTTGCAGATGACCGTGAATGAAGATTAAATTAGTAAAAGAAAGAGTTGAATAATGGGGCCGCTAGTTTTGGAGGGATAAAGACCTCCAGAATTGGCATGAGAGTGACTCTTCTTGACTACTGATTTATATTCTTGCTGACTGTTTGGGAGTTCTGGgggaattctttttttttttttttgtttggattgattttcaagaaagaaaagaaatggagaGTAAGAGAAAATGTTATTTTGTTGAGATATGATTTCTGCCTAAAAGATGaataaaaattgaaggaaaCAGAAACAAAGTAAGTGaaaaaattaaacttttttttcccttcattttagatAATTGACACTggaatttttcctttcttttgttctgCTTCCACAATGCAAACAACACATCCAATGTTTGCTTTGCATTATTTTTATACTGTATTCCAACGAAAGGGATGTAAACTACTTTCCTCTACAATTACAAATCGAACCAAATTAGCCGATTCAATTGATCAAATCGTGAATTGACCGTGGCATCGGTCCGATTCAATAATAAATCTAAAAAATCAATTGAATAAGTCAAATGTGATCGAACCAATCAAAACGGGTGAAAACTGGACTTTTGAACTGATTCatactaaatttttttaatttcaaattcatccaatttacatgacaaataaaagattaaaaaaaaacatttgaaCCGAATTAAACCAGTTGAACTGGTTTGAATCATGAACCGGAAGTTCATCCGGTTCACTAAATGGTCTGGGTTTAAAAACATTATTATTGTCTCcaatcctttcctttctttattgctggtgtcattttctttcttttccctttcttctttcAATAAAAAGCCGATGATTAGGGTAGAAAAAACAGTATGGAGAACAATTAATTAGTTTACTACCCTGGAAATTTATTTCCGGACGTATTCTAAGAAATAATATATCTTACTTTTTTCCATGCATTAATTTCTTGGCACAGACGAAAAGAAttacaaacaaaattaaaccaaacaaaaaaaaaaaagagaaatatcCCCTCTGTGGACAAAATATGAGCTTTTCTTCAAGATGGAcgtaaaaattt of Coffea arabica cultivar ET-39 chromosome 5c, Coffea Arabica ET-39 HiFi, whole genome shotgun sequence contains these proteins:
- the LOC113690110 gene encoding putative late blight resistance protein homolog R1A-3, yielding MDKAIELGVEAIFTNVLQLIDDNRKLMSGNDAVIEDLTKSLILVKKFMELYTEEYYKDDILRTLANESRSLVHEVEDVLETHIVEESRFKNKNFVEKLLSLLVSPGNSRNFGKAIRELSEKVRKACDENKEIGLRIKTSKASGMLGPIPADNNTPAGNQWGDRIIGFEDAADTVLDLLGVPNLDPGRSDRKRKRQSTSEAEQHGDENPLEIVSSTSEAEQHGDENPLEIVSIHGMLGLGKTTLARKVLNDPQVEYHFFTRIFVSVSKDYNKKEVLLSILSTFIKDIRDRNMSVQELVAEVRKTLKYKYLIVMDDVWDIKAWEDLKDAFPDYNKGSRVLITTRQESMAKRAATKTDPYLLRFMTIEEAEELLRTKVFNENECPEKLQPAESRILKKCGGLPLAIVVTAGILRNDPENDKWWENVAQKSLSMDELDSDSQKQLVDDLIRRSYDNLLHVYKSCFLYLGVFPEDLEIQVSKLFQLWIAEGFIPQIERESMEETAERCLRELVDRNLVMVRQRTLSGRIKTCLVHDTLRDFCKRTAKAENLFQECDVGTVSSSSRRLCCINSHFSSYVSNQQPAQNVRSFLSFGLEETTLNRHLCSDVFKLFKLLRVLDILSIKLPGTRFPTQLLNLVLLKFIAICCELTVLPRKMSSLLNLQTLVVHTTSSTLDIQADIWSMTKLRYLHTNTSTILPKCLEQSPGGENLQTLSTVSPESLTKDVFKRARNLKKLGICGKLNNLVEANGESSLFDCLCELNSLENLKLYGDDVSSKLLALPQAHKFPPRLTRLSLHNTSLNWDYMSILGNLRYLEVLKLKDYAFKGDYWKTKQGGFPSLKVFFIGATDLTRWDAKANDFPELKCLILKQCKTLERIPSDFVHMKKLEMIKVEHTKDSVVSSARRIVQLQLEVLLQQKSKKTSPVKLIVYPPEY